The following DNA comes from Mesoplasma sp. JKS002658.
CATCGACACTTAAATAACTAGCGGTAGTCTTTTCTTCTAATTCTGCAGCAATACTATTGATGATAGCATCGTTCACAGGATCTTTATCTGTGCTACCACAACTAATTACGGTTGCTGCAGATGAAGCAGTAATTCCTAAGGCTGATAGAGTGACTAAAAGTTTTTTCATTTTTTTACCTCTGTTTCATTTCACTTCTGTCTTTATTATATTACAAAAAAGAGAACTCAACACTTTTAAGTTTATTTTTTTAACAATTTAAACAAGTTTCTATTTTTAGAGTTGAGTGGTTTTTGTAAGTTAAAAGATACTAAGTTTGGTTAGTTTTTGGTAGAATTATCCTGGATCTTTAAAAAAGGATGGATTGATAATGACTAAAAACCGGAAAAGGATTAAATTTTTATATCAGTCCTTGATGGTTTTGATTATTAGTTTTGCAATTGTCTCTTCTGCTTTTAAAGTAATTTACTTTAATAGAATATTTATTAATCTTACTCTAGTGTTTTTTTCAATAATTACGGTGATGATGATATCAATTTTTATTACTGAATCGTTAAAAGCTAACCAAGAAAATGATTTTAAGTACGTTGTTTTAAGTATGAGTTTTATTATTTCGATTCATGAAATTTTTGTTTTTTGGCAATACCGTGAATCGGGATTGGGTTTATTGTGAAACCTAGCAATTATTGGTTTACTACTTGGTTTTGCGGTTTTCCACTTGATTGTAGTTAGTTCACAAAACTTAATTGAAGTTTATGTTAATTTAGAAGTTGTTTTTATCACTGAAAAAAATCTTTTTTCTGATAAAGTTTTTTCAAATTCTTTAGCACTATTCTTTATCAAGATAATTTTGATTTTTAATAACAAAGTTAAACAATTAATCAGAAGTTGATTATTGACTCAAGAATTGATAAGTACTTTCAAAGTAGTTTTGCTGACTAAATACATGAAAAGCCAACTTTTTCCACCCAAAGTTAGATACTTTTTGATTAAAAAATATTAAAGGAGCATGAGATAATGACAAATAAAATTATTGATGTTGAACACTTAACCAAAAACTACAAAAACAATAAAGGAATTTTTGATGTGAGTTTTAGTGTCAATGAAGGCGAAGTATTTGGTTATTTAGGGCCTAATGGGGCTGGTAAATCAACTACTATTCGTCATTTAATGGGTTTTATTAAACCAGCAAAAGGTAAGGCAAAAATTCATAACCTTGATTGCTGAAAAGGTTCAACTAAAATTCAAAAGAAGCTTGGTTATTTACCAGGAGAATTAGCTTTACCAGAAAACCAAACTGGGATTAGTTATATTAAATACATTTATCAATTAAGAAAACTAAAAAATTGGACTGAAATTGAAGAAATGATTAAGTATTGAGAATTTGATCCCACTGTCAAAATTAAGAAAATGTCAAAGGGAATGAAACAAAAAGTCGGGTTAATCTTGACTTTTATGCATCACCCTGATGTTTTGATTCTTGATGAACCTACTAGTGGGCTGGACCCCTTAATGCAAGATAAGTTTGTCCAACTAATTAAAAGTGAAAAAGCTAAGGGTCATACCGTGTTGATGTCTTCGCATATTTTTCAAGAAATTGAAAATACGTGTGATCGGGTAGCGATTATTAAACAAGGAAAAATTATTTCTCAACTAGATTTAAGTGAAATCAATTCGGGAAAAACTCGAGAATACACGGTTGAATTTGATCAACCCTATACCTCAAAACCAAAAACTTACAAAATTAAAACAATTAATGAAGAAAAAACTACAGTGACTTTTACTGTGCCTAGAACTTATGTTGGAAGTTTCTTAAAAGCAATTGAAAAGTATAAACCAGTTAGTTTTGAAGAAAATAAGTTCGATCTTGAAAAATACTTTTTACACTTTTATAAAGAAGAGGAAAGTAAGAAAGGAAAACGTCATGAATAGATTTTTATTTAATAAACAAATTAAATCCTACTGGATTTTTGAATTACTTTGTTTAATTGTTCCTGCTCTTGCAGTAATTGCAATTGTTGCTGTAGCTGAAGCTGATGACGGAATTAAGGTGGTTTCAGAGGTTATTGATGCAGTCTTTTTCACTTCAATTGCTTTAGAAATGTCAGCGATTTTTATTATTGTTGCAGGAAATGGGATTGTTACTGGTGATGTACAGAAGGGAACGATTACTTATACTGCGACAGCAGGAATTGGCCGTTGAAAGATTATTAATACTAAGATTATTTATTTTGCTGCTTATGCTTTGCTTTTCTTCTTGATTAATTTAATTATTATTCTTCCTACAGTTTCTCTGCAAAAAACTGATGTTGATTTAGGATTATTTACACTAAAAATGTTTGGTTTCATGTTGTTGTTGTTTGCTACTTCAGGATTTATGTTTATTATTTCTAGTGTTTTTAACAAATCTGTCTTAACTTTTGCTATCGGCGGGGGAATTATTGTTTTCTTTATTTTGATGTCAATTTTATCCCAAATCGGTTCGATTGGAAAATATACCAAATATTTAACCATTAATACTTTATTCTATGTTGAAGGCTACACAATAAAAGAGGGTAAGATTGATTTAAACCCAACTGCTATTTTAGGAATGATTATTTTAGCAGGAATTGGGATTGGAACTTATGTTGGTTCTGCTTTTATCTTTACTAGAAAAGACTTACCGCTATAGAGGATTGTTAAACCAAGTAATTAAAAAGGAGATTTTGATCTCCTTTTTTTGTTTTAAGAAAGGTGATTTTTTAAGAATAAACCAAAAATTTATTGACACTCTCTGATGATATTGTGTATTATTAAAAGGTGTTAAATGCAGGTGTAGTTTAATGGTAGAACTTCAGCCTTCCAAGCTGACTGTGAGGGTTCGATTCCCTTCACCTGCTCCATAAGTAAATGAGTTTAAGCAACCCCTTCTGGGGTTGCTTTTTTGTTTGGTTAAAATTAGTTATAATTACCCTATTACAAGGGAATTTAAGAAAAATGAGTAAACAACTTAATAATGAGAAACAAAAAGTAGGAGAAGATTCTTATTGAAATAAAATCCGAGAATTTAACTTAACTAGAACTAGATTTGGATGGTTAGTTTTATGGCAGTTAATCGAAACGATTATCCCTTTTATTTTAGTTTGAGTGTTTGTTGGTCCTGAACTTAAAAAATATCATGCTTTTAACCATTACAACGATTTATTAAATCCCCACGCAGGATTCTTGGTTTTAATTTGTTTAGCAATCTTGTTGTGAGCATGAACTATTCAAATTGTTAGTTTTTTTTACCGCTGACAAAATGCAGATAGTTTTACCTTCACCTTAATTTTTTCTTTAGTCTTTTTTACTTTAATAATGAATGGATGTTGGTTAGTTGATAGTAAATTAAATCTCAGTGTCCAAATAATTATTCGATTCCTGATTGGTTTATTTATTGCCATTGGTGGATTATTTTTAGGAGTTCTTGTCACTTCCTTTGCCCGAAATTATCGTTATAAGGTTGAAGAAGATGAAGAAACCTTGTTACTTGCTTATCAGAATGGTGAACCAAT
Coding sequences within:
- a CDS encoding ABC transporter ATP-binding protein gives rise to the protein MTNKIIDVEHLTKNYKNNKGIFDVSFSVNEGEVFGYLGPNGAGKSTTIRHLMGFIKPAKGKAKIHNLDCWKGSTKIQKKLGYLPGELALPENQTGISYIKYIYQLRKLKNWTEIEEMIKYWEFDPTVKIKKMSKGMKQKVGLILTFMHHPDVLILDEPTSGLDPLMQDKFVQLIKSEKAKGHTVLMSSHIFQEIENTCDRVAIIKQGKIISQLDLSEINSGKTREYTVEFDQPYTSKPKTYKIKTINEEKTTVTFTVPRTYVGSFLKAIEKYKPVSFEENKFDLEKYFLHFYKEEESKKGKRHE
- a CDS encoding ABC transporter permease subunit; translation: MNRFLFNKQIKSYWIFELLCLIVPALAVIAIVAVAEADDGIKVVSEVIDAVFFTSIALEMSAIFIIVAGNGIVTGDVQKGTITYTATAGIGRWKIINTKIIYFAAYALLFFLINLIIILPTVSLQKTDVDLGLFTLKMFGFMLLLFATSGFMFIISSVFNKSVLTFAIGGGIIVFFILMSILSQIGSIGKYTKYLTINTLFYVEGYTIKEGKIDLNPTAILGMIILAGIGIGTYVGSAFIFTRKDLPL
- a CDS encoding DxFTY motif-containing membrane protein, translating into MSKQLNNEKQKVGEDSYWNKIREFNLTRTRFGWLVLWQLIETIIPFILVWVFVGPELKKYHAFNHYNDLLNPHAGFLVLICLAILLWAWTIQIVSFFYRWQNADSFTFTLIFSLVFFTLIMNGCWLVDSKLNLSVQIIIRFLIGLFIAIGGLFLGVLVTSFARNYRYKVEEDEETLLLAYQNGEPIPTKAQLRLVRAQKNHEIREAQAKELDEFKKQLDAKLLEAFNNKTIDKHEVKLEAKEAKKRERFVKRQAKKTKKEV